In Candidatus Wallbacteria bacterium, a genomic segment contains:
- a CDS encoding carbohydrate ABC transporter permease gives MSRIKLSPSKFLIHLILLLGAIAMVMPFYWMVSTSLKTSQEVLQFPPKLWPDTMQWGNYAEAFTKQPFGRYFLNTFFIALATTGGQLLLGSLAAFAFTFMEFPLKNTIFMLLLSTMMIPQQALLIPDYIVLSKLGWIDTFNALIVPWMGSVFTIFLLRQFFMQLPKDLYDAAKIDGCTKLRFFFQIILPLSVPPMITAGIFNFLGSWNSFLWPLMVTNSQEMRTIQVGLAYFSQDSGTAWELLSAAATFCTLPLVIGYFMAQKQFIEGVARSGMKE, from the coding sequence ATGAGCCGCATAAAACTGAGTCCTTCGAAATTCCTGATCCACCTGATCCTGCTGCTGGGCGCAATAGCCATGGTGATGCCCTTTTACTGGATGGTCTCGACTTCGCTCAAAACCTCTCAGGAAGTTCTGCAGTTCCCGCCTAAACTCTGGCCGGACACCATGCAGTGGGGAAATTACGCTGAAGCTTTCACCAAGCAGCCCTTTGGCCGCTATTTTCTGAATACTTTTTTCATTGCGCTCGCCACTACCGGGGGCCAGTTACTTCTGGGATCCCTCGCTGCCTTTGCTTTCACTTTCATGGAATTCCCCCTGAAAAACACTATTTTCATGCTGCTACTTTCCACAATGATGATCCCCCAGCAGGCGCTTTTGATCCCGGATTACATTGTCCTCTCCAAACTGGGCTGGATCGATACTTTCAACGCACTGATCGTGCCCTGGATGGGTTCTGTCTTTACCATTTTCCTGCTCAGGCAGTTTTTCATGCAGCTTCCAAAGGACCTGTATGATGCGGCCAAAATCGACGGCTGCACCAAATTGCGTTTCTTTTTCCAGATCATCCTGCCACTTTCCGTGCCTCCGATGATCACAGCCGGGATCTTCAACTTTCTGGGCAGCTGGAACAGTTTCCTCTGGCCCCTGATGGTCACCAATTCCCAGGAGATGCGCACGATCCAGGTGGGCTTAGCTTATTTTTCGCAGGATTCCGGGACAGCCTGGGAACTCCTGAGCGCGGCGGCCACATTCTGTACACTGCCGCTGGTCATCGGCTATTTCATGGCTCAGAAGCAGTTCATCGAAGGCGTTGCCAGATCGGGGATGAAGGAATGA
- the miaB gene encoding tRNA (N6-isopentenyl adenosine(37)-C2)-methylthiotransferase MiaB, producing MAGRGLVHIVTYGCQMNEHDSENITGRLVAAGFEITDSPDAADVIIVNTCIVRQSAEERAVGQLNSLFKHKRDRGALIGCAGCLSSAYGRKLLKKIPHLDFVLTPQDIGDVAEIIDDARKKRVVSEYRERAFIPDNRFNLKKNAYRYWVSIMKGCNNYCSYCIVPFTRGREVSRPAGEILDEIKRLAAGGAREFVLLGQNVNSYGRGLAEPLDFVGLLRAIDAIGGDFRVKYMTSHPRDFSLELVEFIRESDKICRHFHLPLQSGSDCILTAMNRQYTLEHYAGIVDYIHAKVPGACITTDIIVGFPGETDDDFERTLSAVERFRFNGLYSFYYSDRPGTAAEKMEGKIPLAIRKERLRRLIAAQDLITAGIHAGMVGLETRVLVERWSGRPGQVFGHDSENRVLVFDGDESMFGKFITVRIKEAGKWAFKAEKI from the coding sequence ATGGCCGGCAGAGGATTGGTTCATATCGTCACTTACGGCTGCCAGATGAACGAGCATGACAGCGAAAACATCACCGGCCGCCTTGTGGCTGCCGGATTTGAGATCACAGACAGCCCTGACGCAGCGGATGTGATCATTGTCAACACCTGCATTGTCAGGCAGAGCGCCGAAGAGCGGGCGGTCGGCCAGCTTAATTCGCTCTTCAAGCACAAGCGCGACCGGGGTGCCCTGATCGGCTGTGCAGGCTGCCTCTCATCTGCATACGGCCGCAAACTGCTGAAAAAAATTCCGCATCTTGATTTTGTGCTTACGCCTCAGGATATCGGGGATGTAGCTGAAATCATCGATGATGCGAGAAAAAAGCGTGTCGTCTCCGAATACAGGGAGCGGGCCTTTATCCCTGACAACAGATTCAACCTGAAGAAGAATGCTTACAGATACTGGGTTTCCATCATGAAGGGCTGCAACAATTATTGTTCATACTGCATTGTCCCATTCACCAGGGGCAGGGAAGTTTCCAGGCCGGCAGGGGAGATCCTGGACGAGATTAAAAGGCTTGCAGCCGGCGGAGCCCGTGAATTCGTGCTGCTCGGGCAGAACGTCAATTCCTACGGGAGAGGCCTTGCCGAACCCCTGGATTTTGTCGGACTCCTGCGAGCGATAGATGCGATTGGCGGAGATTTCAGGGTGAAATACATGACATCGCATCCCAGGGATTTTTCCCTGGAACTTGTCGAATTCATCAGAGAATCGGATAAAATCTGCCGCCATTTCCACCTGCCTCTCCAGTCCGGGTCTGACTGCATCCTGACGGCGATGAACAGACAGTATACTCTGGAGCACTATGCCGGAATCGTGGATTACATTCATGCGAAGGTCCCGGGAGCGTGCATCACCACTGATATCATTGTGGGCTTTCCAGGAGAAACTGACGACGATTTCGAAAGAACGCTTTCAGCTGTTGAGAGATTCCGATTCAACGGCCTCTATAGTTTTTACTATTCCGACCGGCCTGGTACTGCCGCAGAGAAGATGGAAGGAAAAATTCCTCTTGCCATCAGAAAAGAACGGCTGCGGCGGTTGATTGCAGCTCAGGATCTAATCACAGCCGGGATTCATGCAGGGATGGTGGGGCTTGAAACCAGAGTGCTGGTCGAGCGCTGGTCAGGGAGGCCCGGCCAGGTGTTCGGGCATGATTCTGAAAACAGGGTGCTCGTTTTTGACGGAGATGAGAGCATGTTCGGAAAGTTCATCACAGTCAGGATCAAGGAAGCAGGGAAATGGGCGTTCAAGGCTGAAAAGATCTAA
- a CDS encoding carboxypeptidase-like regulatory domain-containing protein, whose protein sequence is MRTRIKILMTITAATLSLIFLIGCHNDNTSVLNSMVADRNLGATVGAVVFTGTVTAAVSNAPVCNALVILTDGITKRETRSIYNGFYTFEGPLAAKTYTLRVEASGFNLYEKSVLIDQTGQSNVMLTETFGLTSSKAGSVSGYTLDGFGKGIPEVKVTLDGQTAYTNPNGLYFYANVTSGNHTLTFSLDGKTSKSLPVFTYGTESYANATLVMENDYSEVALQILDANNSNPVEGVQVIIEGSDVVIDSWYSDKDGMVYMASLGPKTYNLLLKKDGYYQKSDSLNLTAAGGETVKVIRIQPYKATLAGRVTDPATGLGLEQTDITVKDGSTTTKSDSQGDFLLMNIPPGEQTVLFRKTNFETLSMDLKFLPKEDKTKVEVNMVNNNPSSKVEGEFYTSSGGKYAYLTVDKTLISLKLLRMVKLPEGTSTTTTGGTGTGTSGTTGTQETSTTKETTTTTAAGLDLSEYTEVPIDVSSRFTLIGYRFTVDSLFSGIYKIKCEYVETVGTPARVNGDYRYNQSGTDYFILEEGKTMTVPVIMTRYTGGTSTGEVTQ, encoded by the coding sequence ATGAGAACCCGGATCAAGATACTGATGACTATCACGGCTGCCACGCTCTCGCTGATTTTTCTGATCGGCTGCCACAATGATAATACCTCAGTGCTCAACAGCATGGTGGCTGACAGGAATCTCGGCGCCACAGTCGGGGCCGTCGTTTTCACAGGAACCGTGACTGCCGCTGTCTCCAATGCTCCGGTCTGCAATGCGCTGGTGATCCTGACCGACGGCATCACAAAGCGCGAGACCAGATCCATTTACAACGGGTTTTATACATTCGAAGGGCCTCTGGCAGCCAAGACTTATACCCTGCGCGTGGAAGCCAGCGGGTTCAATCTCTATGAAAAATCCGTGCTCATCGATCAGACCGGCCAGTCCAATGTGATGCTGACTGAAACTTTCGGCCTGACCTCATCCAAGGCAGGATCAGTCAGCGGCTATACCCTGGACGGATTCGGCAAAGGCATTCCTGAGGTGAAGGTGACACTTGACGGCCAGACAGCCTATACCAATCCGAACGGCTTATACTTCTATGCCAATGTAACCTCTGGAAACCACACCCTGACTTTCTCTTTAGACGGCAAGACCTCGAAGAGCCTGCCTGTTTTCACCTATGGGACTGAGAGCTATGCCAATGCTACGCTTGTGATGGAAAACGACTATTCGGAAGTAGCGCTTCAGATTCTGGATGCCAACAACAGCAACCCTGTGGAAGGCGTGCAGGTGATCATCGAAGGGTCGGATGTAGTGATCGATTCATGGTACTCAGACAAGGACGGGATGGTCTACATGGCCAGCCTGGGGCCGAAAACCTACAACCTGCTGTTAAAAAAAGACGGCTATTACCAGAAATCCGACAGCCTGAATCTGACAGCTGCAGGCGGCGAAACTGTGAAAGTGATCCGGATCCAGCCTTATAAGGCCACTCTGGCCGGCCGCGTGACAGACCCGGCTACAGGACTCGGGCTGGAACAGACAGACATCACTGTCAAGGACGGCTCCACTACTACCAAGTCAGACTCGCAGGGCGATTTTCTGCTGATGAACATCCCGCCGGGTGAGCAGACTGTCCTTTTCCGGAAAACAAATTTCGAGACACTCAGCATGGACCTGAAATTCCTGCCCAAGGAAGACAAGACCAAGGTTGAGGTGAACATGGTGAACAACAATCCCTCATCCAAAGTGGAGGGCGAATTCTATACTTCCAGTGGCGGCAAATATGCCTATCTGACAGTGGACAAAACTCTGATCAGCCTCAAGCTCTTACGGATGGTCAAGCTTCCGGAAGGTACCAGCACCACTACCACAGGCGGCACCGGCACCGGAACTTCAGGCACGACCGGGACCCAGGAGACCTCAACCACCAAGGAAACCACCACTACCACTGCCGCAGGCCTGGATCTCTCCGAATACACGGAAGTACCGATCGATGTTTCCAGCAGATTCACACTGATCGGCTATCGCTTTACCGTGGACAGCCTGTTCTCAGGCATTTACAAGATCAAGTGCGAATACGTGGAAACTGTCGGCACTCCTGCCAGGGTCAATGGCGACTATCGCTATAACCAGTCAGGTACTGACTACTTCATCCTGGAAGAAGGAAAAACCATGACAGTGCCTGTAATCATGACCCGCTACACAGGCGGCACAAGTACAGGTGAGGTGACACAATGA
- a CDS encoding matrixin family metalloprotease → MANKSRLKKLLYASLLLFATMFLGCKDDGSGTSVPFSLLPYTPQGSDGKANLAVKVRYLRSQTSYNGFWFGVGYHDNGSNHITPIENVLSYVIESTEVTGAESIYWHPKALIRVDNDKLIQNKWAVEDSTLFNTSNYLAGINDLNVGFHKLEMFVPGFKTESIDILLQPGENLLEYQPKVPSVRTPNYYAYISRLIRFDDDAPEKRLRISSRRFLDMPVKVYLGDFVTCKDPIVIPQSIIDSSDKISTISYPDPNSINGGGEFLLTPPETMDVSFQSVDNQTAFINSLEILSPLSIVLDKLHSNARNALNEWATACPALSFVVTDDPAVADLSIYWTNKINVEPTSTSSTSETSTASLLGLTLASNPASNMAGLFLHKPVVLLTAVDPYNGRGLIDNAASEYLALHEIGHALGLWGHSYNEGDVMFGSTLKLPTYSLPRPELSSSDINTINILYEVAPLFTNLPANDYIKADTGMNFWNECIH, encoded by the coding sequence ATGGCAAATAAATCCAGACTGAAGAAGCTCCTGTATGCGAGCCTGCTGCTGTTTGCAACCATGTTCCTGGGTTGCAAGGATGACGGGTCAGGCACCAGCGTGCCCTTCAGCCTGCTGCCTTATACGCCGCAGGGAAGCGACGGCAAAGCCAATCTGGCAGTCAAGGTCCGCTACCTCAGGTCTCAGACTTCTTACAATGGTTTCTGGTTTGGCGTTGGATATCATGACAACGGCAGCAATCATATTACTCCCATTGAAAATGTCCTGAGCTATGTCATAGAGTCAACGGAAGTTACAGGAGCGGAATCAATTTACTGGCATCCTAAAGCTCTGATCAGAGTCGATAATGACAAGCTGATCCAGAATAAATGGGCAGTCGAAGATTCGACACTCTTTAATACAAGTAATTACCTTGCAGGGATCAATGATCTTAACGTGGGGTTCCACAAACTGGAAATGTTCGTGCCTGGATTCAAGACTGAATCGATCGACATTCTGCTCCAGCCTGGGGAAAATCTGCTGGAATATCAGCCAAAAGTCCCGTCAGTGCGCACTCCTAACTACTATGCCTATATCAGTCGCCTGATAAGGTTTGATGACGATGCTCCTGAAAAAAGACTCAGGATATCTTCCCGCAGATTTCTGGACATGCCGGTCAAGGTCTATCTGGGCGATTTCGTGACCTGCAAAGATCCGATCGTAATTCCTCAGTCAATAATCGACAGTTCGGATAAAATAAGCACCATTAGTTATCCTGATCCGAATTCCATAAACGGTGGAGGAGAATTTCTCCTCACTCCTCCGGAAACCATGGATGTTTCATTTCAGAGCGTGGATAATCAGACTGCTTTTATCAACAGCCTGGAAATCCTGTCCCCTCTTTCCATAGTGCTGGACAAACTGCACAGCAATGCCAGGAACGCGCTCAATGAATGGGCCACAGCCTGTCCTGCTCTTTCATTCGTTGTGACTGATGATCCTGCAGTGGCAGACCTCTCCATTTACTGGACAAACAAGATCAATGTAGAGCCAACCTCTACGAGTTCCACGAGCGAAACTTCTACTGCCAGCCTGCTCGGCCTGACACTGGCTTCCAATCCAGCCAGTAACATGGCAGGCCTGTTTCTGCACAAGCCAGTGGTTCTGCTGACTGCAGTCGATCCTTACAATGGCAGAGGGCTGATCGACAACGCTGCCAGCGAATACCTGGCTCTGCACGAGATCGGCCACGCCCTGGGCCTGTGGGGACACAGCTACAATGAAGGGGATGTGATGTTCGGTTCGACTCTGAAGCTTCCGACTTATTCCCTGCCGCGGCCTGAGCTCTCTTCGTCAGACATCAATACAATCAATATTTTATATGAAGTTGCTCCGCTTTTTACCAATCTCCCGGCCAATGATTATATCAAAGCTGATACAGGAATGAATTTCTGGAACGAGTGCATACATTGA
- a CDS encoding zf-TFIIB domain-containing protein, translating to MDCPVCSKAMTTEDFGGVQVDVCQNCGGIWFDMLELRKLDEPAEGSGPAMEKALSAALADDTKRSPISCPYCKIGLKRHKYQFNKDVTIDECYECGGIFLDAGELKLIKQGFMDQEKRARFCENLLRNIPEYEQSLEEQRLRQEKLGKLFRVIDKVNPDF from the coding sequence ATGGATTGCCCGGTCTGTTCCAAGGCTATGACAACAGAAGACTTTGGCGGAGTCCAGGTGGACGTCTGCCAGAATTGCGGAGGCATCTGGTTCGACATGCTGGAGCTGAGAAAGCTGGATGAACCTGCCGAAGGCAGCGGGCCCGCAATGGAAAAAGCCTTGAGCGCGGCCCTTGCCGACGACACGAAGCGCAGCCCGATCAGTTGTCCGTACTGCAAGATCGGGCTCAAGAGGCATAAATATCAGTTCAACAAGGATGTGACTATCGACGAGTGCTATGAATGCGGAGGTATCTTCCTCGACGCAGGAGAACTCAAGCTGATCAAGCAGGGATTTATGGATCAGGAAAAGCGTGCCAGGTTCTGCGAAAACCTTTTGCGGAACATACCTGAGTATGAACAGAGTCTGGAAGAGCAGCGGCTGCGGCAGGAAAAGCTCGGCAAGCTTTTCAGAGTCATCGATAAAGTCAATCCTGACTTTTAG
- a CDS encoding sugar ABC transporter permease gives MSKVWKNKEWDAYLYLLPAVSIILFFHVMPIFLAAFVSLQEWDLMSPAKFVGLSNYRSILQSDEFYSSLKHTVYFSLGSVPGGILLALFIAILLNSKIKGLSFYRTLYFIPVITSINAVAIVWKWIYHGQYGLLNYLIGFLGFPSQDWLQDPRFAMPAIIMMSIWKGLGYNVVIFLAGLQNVPGYLYEAARIDGANAWERFRHVTWPLLSPVTYFVLVMSTISSFQVFAQVYMMTPNGGPMGSTTVIVFYLYQYAFRQYKFGYASALAFILFLIILTMTLLQKFFVEKKVHYS, from the coding sequence ATGAGCAAGGTCTGGAAAAACAAAGAGTGGGATGCCTACCTCTATCTTCTTCCGGCAGTGTCGATCATCCTTTTTTTTCATGTGATGCCCATTTTTCTCGCAGCTTTTGTCAGCCTTCAGGAATGGGACCTGATGAGCCCTGCGAAATTCGTCGGGCTTTCAAATTACAGGTCCATCCTGCAGAGCGATGAATTCTATTCTTCCCTCAAACATACGGTATATTTTTCCCTGGGAAGCGTACCCGGCGGAATCCTGCTGGCCCTGTTCATAGCAATTCTGCTCAACAGTAAAATCAAGGGGCTCTCCTTTTACCGCACACTCTATTTTATCCCTGTGATCACCTCCATCAACGCGGTGGCGATTGTCTGGAAATGGATCTATCACGGGCAGTATGGGCTTCTCAATTATTTGATAGGTTTCCTGGGTTTTCCCTCTCAGGACTGGCTTCAGGACCCGCGCTTCGCAATGCCGGCCATCATCATGATGAGCATCTGGAAAGGACTGGGATACAATGTGGTGATTTTTCTGGCAGGGCTGCAGAACGTGCCCGGGTATCTGTATGAAGCTGCCCGCATTGACGGAGCCAATGCCTGGGAGCGCTTCCGGCACGTCACCTGGCCGCTGCTCTCGCCTGTCACCTATTTTGTGCTGGTGATGTCCACAATTTCCTCTTTCCAGGTATTCGCCCAGGTCTATATGATGACTCCCAACGGCGGCCCCATGGGCAGCACCACAGTGATTGTTTTCTACCTTTACCAGTATGCCTTCAGGCAGTATAAATTCGGCTACGCCTCAGCGTTGGCCTTTATTCTCTTCCTGATCATCCTGACCATGACTCTTCTGCAGAAGTTTTTTGTGGAGAAGAAGGTACACTATTCATGA
- a CDS encoding glycosyltransferase has translation MERITFSIIVPSVRPDRLGRLLGSLKNKLTEGDEILVIVSSASAYENLTTVYTEARFLCCTKPGPACARNAAIRVARGSHLIFLDDDAIASEKLLGTYRRAYQDHPEAMGIAGNIRHKETGGILGWYFAAQPFTWKHSSRLFVSCNFSVRNTGLTFDERFDFSCEDVAFSLNFRKKEIIFLKEAWVYHDIPEDLIAFCLKYFRYGLGRARFARLYGGLPKVRKFQLPFTLQIYFRRFPLPEFLLLSALELLKYLNYYSGYLYDLLKNRP, from the coding sequence ATGGAAAGAATCACTTTCAGCATCATTGTACCTTCAGTCAGACCGGATCGCCTGGGGAGACTTCTCGGATCACTAAAGAATAAGCTGACTGAAGGCGATGAAATCCTGGTAATCGTAAGTTCAGCTTCTGCTTATGAAAACCTGACAACAGTGTACACGGAAGCCCGCTTCCTGTGCTGCACCAAACCGGGACCGGCCTGCGCCAGAAATGCAGCCATCAGGGTGGCGCGTGGTTCGCACCTGATTTTTCTGGACGATGACGCGATTGCATCAGAAAAGCTGCTGGGAACTTACCGCAGAGCTTATCAGGATCACCCGGAAGCAATGGGGATCGCGGGAAACATCAGGCACAAGGAAACCGGTGGAATTCTGGGGTGGTATTTCGCAGCACAGCCGTTCACCTGGAAACATTCAAGCCGTCTGTTCGTGTCATGCAACTTCTCTGTGCGCAATACAGGACTGACCTTTGATGAGCGTTTCGATTTTTCATGCGAAGACGTAGCCTTTTCGCTCAATTTCAGAAAAAAGGAAATCATTTTCCTGAAAGAGGCTTGGGTATACCATGATATCCCGGAGGACCTGATCGCTTTCTGCCTGAAATATTTCAGATACGGTCTGGGCAGGGCCAGATTCGCCCGCCTGTATGGCGGATTACCGAAAGTCAGGAAATTCCAGCTTCCATTTACACTTCAAATCTATTTCCGCAGATTTCCTCTGCCTGAATTTTTATTACTCTCAGCTCTGGAACTCCTGAAATATCTTAATTATTACTCAGGCTATCTGTATGATCTGCTGAAAAACCGCCCTTAA
- a CDS encoding tetratricopeptide repeat protein, which produces MKIFLVILLFIGLPLFADTEDDKAEASARIRARLEQQWQAKNYYFNTIYQMEREQWDKAMYSAQKVLELSPDDQRVRILIQEIESKRWEGYKKLYHDDSPARKTIGIKFDWNKVDTFAEEVIPVCTESMKYFTLGERAFELGSTEVAESYYKMAISKSPGFGTAYQRLGEIYFVRDDKELASFCFNKSVEYQKYSQENRLCLANLLLLAHDYDETEKVLAEIRKLDSESEVAAVARGMEFRVKRERMMYGLMAEQKIDEERFVNLSARQEKELYTYAFGHFYFLEKARQANPDFWFINYLLAYAHIMIFSKNEALTAIDTAGNQAPKSYLPYLSKLRQYVSELELKPYQYDSLDFHMARAKMLFEKQFYNDAVSELVVALSLSPDSVNAHLMMGKCFSALNNLTRAIAEFRQCVSLDSKNIEGHYLLGVEYQKVHQYEDAVDTLKTACQLDPKNTDALVRLGDAYLSLEDYVSSLDSFKKAVEINKELPYAYLSMGTVFTEQSEFERAIESFETAIGFKKDYVNAYVNLGIVYYRLWEIKNDETYLVKAISATDEALKYEPDNEIIKDYLNFYKSKK; this is translated from the coding sequence ATGAAAATATTTCTGGTTATCCTGCTGTTCATCGGATTGCCCCTGTTCGCCGACACAGAGGACGATAAGGCCGAGGCCAGCGCCAGGATCCGCGCCAGGCTGGAGCAGCAGTGGCAGGCCAAAAATTATTATTTCAACACGATTTACCAGATGGAGCGGGAACAGTGGGACAAAGCCATGTACAGTGCCCAGAAAGTCCTTGAACTGTCTCCTGACGACCAGCGGGTCAGAATACTGATCCAGGAAATCGAGTCCAAGCGCTGGGAAGGTTATAAGAAGCTTTATCACGATGATTCCCCGGCCCGCAAGACGATCGGCATCAAGTTCGACTGGAACAAGGTGGATACTTTCGCTGAGGAAGTGATCCCGGTCTGCACTGAATCAATGAAGTATTTCACACTGGGCGAACGGGCGTTCGAGCTCGGAAGCACGGAAGTGGCCGAGTCTTATTACAAGATGGCGATCTCCAAGTCGCCCGGATTTGGTACGGCTTATCAGCGTCTCGGAGAGATTTATTTCGTCAGGGACGACAAGGAACTGGCTTCTTTCTGTTTCAACAAATCTGTGGAGTATCAGAAATACAGTCAGGAAAACAGGCTCTGCCTTGCCAACCTTCTGCTGCTTGCCCATGATTATGATGAAACCGAGAAGGTTCTTGCCGAGATCAGGAAGCTCGACTCTGAAAGCGAAGTCGCGGCTGTGGCGCGGGGGATGGAATTCAGAGTGAAGCGGGAACGGATGATGTACGGGCTGATGGCTGAACAGAAAATCGACGAAGAGAGGTTCGTGAATCTCTCGGCCAGGCAGGAAAAGGAACTCTACACCTATGCCTTCGGACATTTCTATTTCCTGGAAAAAGCGAGACAGGCGAATCCGGACTTCTGGTTCATCAATTACCTGCTCGCCTATGCTCACATCATGATTTTCAGCAAGAACGAAGCTCTTACAGCCATCGATACAGCCGGAAATCAGGCTCCTAAAAGTTATCTGCCATATCTGTCCAAGCTGAGGCAGTATGTTTCGGAACTGGAGCTCAAGCCGTACCAGTATGACTCGCTGGATTTCCACATGGCCCGCGCGAAAATGCTTTTCGAAAAACAGTTTTACAATGACGCGGTCAGCGAACTGGTGGTGGCGCTAAGCCTGAGCCCTGATTCAGTGAACGCGCATCTGATGATGGGAAAATGTTTTTCAGCGCTGAACAACCTGACCAGGGCGATCGCTGAATTCCGCCAGTGTGTCAGCCTGGACTCCAAAAACATCGAGGGCCATTATCTGCTCGGCGTTGAGTATCAGAAGGTGCATCAGTACGAGGATGCCGTGGATACCCTGAAAACCGCCTGCCAGCTCGATCCGAAAAACACGGATGCGCTTGTGAGACTCGGCGATGCCTATCTCAGCCTGGAGGATTACGTCTCATCCCTGGATTCCTTTAAAAAAGCCGTGGAAATCAATAAAGAACTGCCGTATGCCTATCTCAGCATGGGTACGGTTTTCACAGAGCAGTCCGAATTCGAGCGGGCGATTGAAAGTTTCGAGACAGCCATCGGTTTCAAGAAAGACTATGTGAACGCTTACGTGAATCTCGGCATTGTTTATTACAGGCTCTGGGAAATCAAAAACGACGAGACCTATCTGGTGAAGGCGATTTCCGCGACCGATGAAGCCCTTAAATATGAACCGGACAACGAAATCATCAAAGATTACCTCAATTTCTACAAATCAAAAAAATAA
- a CDS encoding LemA family protein, whose amino-acid sequence MIIIGLAVLFIMVIFLIGIVVYFISLYNGLISVKNNIKKSWANIDVLLKQRHDELTKLMPTVEAYMKHEREVLQRVTEARTAFMNAKTVGDQAGADNMMAGALKSMFAVAENYPDLKANASFLQFQGRISEIENQIADRREFYNDSVNSYNIRIASIPDLLIARMLGYTPEEMFKVADTDKQDVEVKFNFK is encoded by the coding sequence TTGATAATCATCGGTTTAGCTGTCCTTTTCATCATGGTCATCTTCCTGATCGGGATCGTTGTCTATTTCATCTCCTTATACAACGGCCTGATCTCAGTGAAGAACAACATTAAAAAGAGCTGGGCCAATATCGACGTGCTGCTGAAGCAGCGGCACGACGAACTGACCAAGCTGATGCCGACAGTCGAAGCCTACATGAAGCATGAGCGCGAAGTGCTCCAGAGAGTGACAGAGGCCCGCACTGCATTCATGAACGCCAAAACAGTCGGGGACCAGGCCGGTGCCGACAATATGATGGCAGGCGCGCTGAAATCCATGTTCGCGGTCGCGGAAAATTATCCTGATCTCAAAGCTAATGCAAGCTTCCTGCAGTTCCAGGGAAGAATCTCTGAAATCGAGAATCAGATCGCGGACCGGAGAGAATTCTACAACGACAGCGTCAATTCCTATAATATCCGCATCGCTTCCATCCCTGACCTGCTGATCGCCAGGATGCTCGGCTACACTCCTGAAGAGATGTTCAAGGTCGCTGACACAGACAAGCAGGATGTGGAAGTAAAGTTCAACTTCAAGTAA